The genomic window TGTGAGTTTCAAGCTTGCCTGCTCACACATCCCTTCTAGGGATCCTTGGTTTTTCATGGTTGCTCCGAGTCTCAACCAATCTGTCATCTTTGACTCTGCTGAAAACGGTTGGAAAAGAATCAATCATCCAAATCTTCTGCTCGAAGATTCCAACCAAAGTTCCATTCCTGTTGCAGCCTCTGGTGGTCTTGTTTGCTACCGCACATTGTCCGGAAACTTCATTGTGTCTAATCCCGTGACCGGATCTTGTTGCAAACTCCCTCCATTGAATTTCACCTCGGAAAATCAGTCTCTCAATGCCGTTGTTATGAGTTCGGCTTTCAGTGATCCAATATCCTACAAGATTGTATTAGTCTTTGGTGAACTCCCAAATCTTTCGTTTAAAGTCTACAACTCGAGCTCTGCCTGTTGGGAAGACGAACATGCTCTTGGGAGGAAGATCGATGATAGTTCAATGGATTGTGATTCAACTGGCGACAATGTTGTGTACTTCCTTAGCAAGGCTGGCAATGTAGTTGCAAGTAGCATGCAGAGAAGTCCAACCAAGCAATATTCTTCGGTCATTACTAACAAAGATGGTCAGGAGATAGTCTATTTTCTTAGCTCCTTCGGGACTGTTGTAGCTTGCAATTTGACTTGCAAGTGTTTCTTCGAGTATCCTAGGTTGCTGCCGGTTTTCTGCGAGTACTCTATTGATATCGTGGAATGTAACGGTGAGATGTTAGTTGTTTTGTTATCAGAATTCTTGGAAAGCACAAGTCTTAGAGTGTGGAAATTTGACGAGGCTAACCGATGCTGGCAACAGATTGCAGCAATGCCTGTTGCAATGTCTCATGAGTGGTATGGAAAGAAGCCGGATATCAACTGTGTTGGTGCTGGCTCTCAGATTTTTATTTGCTTGAACTCTCCCGAGCTGTGTACTTATGTTCTGTGTGATTTGGTGACCAACAAATGGGTTGAATTGCCAAAATGTTGCGTAAATGGAGAAGTCATAGATTTTATGTCTGCATTTTCGTTCGAGCCGAGGATAGAAGCATCTGTGTGACCGCAAAATGCCCTGGCCGGATATCTTGGTTTTGGTTATgaaacattttttatgttttgttagcttgaattttaatttgatttttgtttatgcAACATGGCTAGAGATGGAAGCTAACCAtaatgattgattgattgattaatgACAGATTATATTGTAATTTTCTTAACTGATTGTCAGATGTAACACTGTTCTGATTTAGTTGTACTATTATCAATGAATGATCTTGTTGATGAttctttttcattgttttttaccTATGTTGTTGCAACTTtaccaacatttgtctcatgtcaatgctttttattttatactaagGTAAAATCTTTGTCTCAAGTGCAATTTATTTGCTATTAGCTTTGGCATAAGGATATCTTGAAAAGCTATCTATGATAGACAGACTGCTTCATATCACAATTTCATTGAAAGAAA from Trifolium pratense cultivar HEN17-A07 linkage group LG1, ARS_RC_1.1, whole genome shotgun sequence includes these protein-coding regions:
- the LOC123916288 gene encoding F-box only protein 13, whose translation is MEHSLKRKAPENGDNLLFDSFSLDDLNEDLFERVLSWLPTSSFFRLTSVCKRWKSAAASVSFKLACSHIPSRDPWFFMVAPSLNQSVIFDSAENGWKRINHPNLLLEDSNQSSIPVAASGGLVCYRTLSGNFIVSNPVTGSCCKLPPLNFTSENQSLNAVVMSSAFSDPISYKIVLVFGELPNLSFKVYNSSSACWEDEHALGRKIDDSSMDCDSTGDNVVYFLSKAGNVVASSMQRSPTKQYSSVITNKDGQEIVYFLSSFGTVVACNLTCKCFFEYPRLLPVFCEYSIDIVECNGEMLVVLLSEFLESTSLRVWKFDEANRCWQQIAAMPVAMSHEWYGKKPDINCVGAGSQIFICLNSPELCTYVLCDLVTNKWVELPKCCVNGEVIDFMSAFSFEPRIEASV